From the genome of Alosa alosa isolate M-15738 ecotype Scorff River chromosome 18, AALO_Geno_1.1, whole genome shotgun sequence, one region includes:
- the gfral gene encoding GDNF family receptor alpha-like: protein MSRASVIPSVLVMGALAVHISGVKIFSKPKDCSVNLEECIAEHNLCKREGSLLESMCGIEGRPCQLEDPAICNMTIQFMLSGISIRRGCFCQWEEEPCTLLNLLTASCQQHKAEQKTVPKMKRPDSGLSGYVPGMSYSCSGQMNICLEDEACNRWLVPLVKACSSPCNQSQCGQRIQQFYKGMPQTTAEKLVFCTCEPEDQECQVMRANLHGGTCEDTEEDWTCLEMLDSCVESLMCRERFGTLLSKCLGIEPVGPDANSYSEWVNLIDSQQSWSQDRECKMALVASMGTMLQQPCSCDGLPIYELHKCNILHQLLHNKSIFISHLAITGAPDQSSEANEWISAQWRWSDHLYIFVYSLLVVAILGVVIIVLHKLGRQKAVADQLRYGTPSQKNSGTDANRCQY from the exons ATGTCGCGAGCATCAGTGATACCATCAGTACTGGTCATGG GTGCTCTGGCTGTACATATATCAGGCGTGAAGATTTTCTCTAAACCTAAAGACTGCTCTGTCAATTTAGAAGAATGCATAGCAGAACACAATTTGTGCAAAAGAGAGGGGAGCCTTCTCGAATCCATGTGTGGAATTGAAG GTAGACCCTGCCAACTGGAGGACCCTGCCATCTGTAACATGACCATTCAGTTCATGTTGAGCGGCATTTCCATACGGAGAGGATGCTTCTGCCAGTGGGAGGAAGAGCCATGCACCCTCCTGAACCTGCTTACTGCATCCTGCCAACAGCACAAGG CTGAACAAAAGACGGTTCCCAAGATGAAAAGGCCAGATAGTGGTCTCTCAGGATATG TGCCTGGCATGAGCTATTCTTGTAGTGGACAAATGAATATTTGCCTTGAGGATGAAGCCTGCAATAGATGGCTGGTGCCTCTGGTGAAGGCCTGTTCAAGCCCATGCAACCAATCACAGTGTGGCCAGAGAATTCAGCAGTTTTACAAGGGCATGCCACAGACTACTGCGGAGAAGCTGGTCTTCTGCACGTGCGAACCAGAGGACCAGGAGTGTCAGGTGATGAGAGCCAATCTGCATGGTGGCACATGTGAGGACACTGAGGAAGACTGGACTTGTTTGGAGATGTTAGACAGCTGTGTGGAGAGCCTGATGTGCAG AGAACGATTTGGCACCCTCTTGTCAAAATGCCTGGGAATTGAGCCAGTTGGCCCTGACGCCAATTCCTACTCTGAGTGGGTTAATCTCATTGACTCACAGCAGAGTTGGAGCCAAGACAGAGAATGCAAAATGGCACTTGTGGCTTCAATGGGCACTATGCTGCAGCAACCATGCAGCTGTGATGGCCTCCCCATCTACGAGCTCCACAAATGCAACATACTCCATCAGCTTCTACACAACAAGTCCATTTTTA TTAGTCATTTGGCTATAACTGGAGCTCCTGATCAGTCATCAGAGGCAAATGAATGGATATCTGCACAATGGCGGTGGAGTG ATCatctgtatatatttgtgtacaGCCTCTTGGTTGTGGCAATATTAGGTGTCGTTATTATTGTTCTGCACAAATTGGG GAGGCAGAAAGCGGTTGCAGACCAACTCAGATATGGCACTCCTTCACAAAAGAACAGTGGCACTGATGCTAATAGATGTCAATATTAA
- the hcrtr2 gene encoding orexin receptor type 2 isoform X2, which produces MRTVTNCFIVNLSFADILVTVICLPASLVVDITETWFFGSTLCKVVPYLQTISVSVSVLTLSCIAQDRWYAICHPLMFKSTAKRARKSILLIWVVSCIIMIPQVVVMECSQFPELTNKTSLFTVCDEHWSDEIYPKVYHTCFFIFTYFAPLCLMVLAYIQICHKLWCQQIPGTSSGVQRKWHSLQCATLASGTGPSVKVKTSAVTAEVKQVKARRKTARMLIVVLFVFALCYLPISVLNVMKRVFGTFQYINNRETVYAWFTISHWLIYANSAANPIIYNFLSGKFREEFKAAFSCHCYGRQETGEKQRVRTRTSTESRKSLSTQMSNLDSVSRIYDHVL; this is translated from the exons ATGCGCACAGTAACCAACTGTTTCATTGTGAACCTCTCCTTTGCCGACATCCTCGTCACCGTCATCTGTCTACCGGCAAGTCTTGTTGTGGACATCACCGAGACCTGGTTCTTTGGGAGCACCCTTTGTAAAGTGGTTCCGTATTTACAG ACCATCTCTGTGTCCGTGTCCGTACTGACCCTCAGCTGCATCGCTCAGGACCGGTGGTATGCAATCTGCCACCCGCTCATGTTCAAGAGCACGGCCAAGCGGGCACGCAAGTCCATCCTCCTCATCTGGGTGGTGTCCTGCATCATAATGATCCCCCAGGTCGTCGTCATGGAGTGCAGTCAGTTCCCAGAACTCACCAACAAGACCAGCCTCTTCACCGTGTGTGATGAGCATTGGAGTG ATGAAATCTACCCCAAGGTCTACCACACCTGTTTTTTCATCTTCACATACTTTGCTCCACTGTGCCTCATGGTCCTGGCATACATCCAAATTTGTCACAAGCTTTGGTGTCAGCAG ATTCCAGGAACATCATCAGGAGTGCAGAGAAAGTGGCACTCACTGCAGTGTGCCACCTTGGCATCGGGCACCGGTCCATCTGTCAAGGTGAAAACCAGCGCAGTGACGGCAGAGGTCAAGCAGGTGAAAGCCCGGCGGAAGACGGCTCGCATGCTGATCGTGGTCCTCTTTGTGTTCGCACTATGCTACCTGCCGATCAGTGTCCTCAATGTGATGAAGAG GGTGTTTGGGACATTTCAATATATAAACAACAGAGAGACGGTGTATGCCTGGTTTACCATCTCCCACTGGCTGATATATGCGAACAGTGCAGCAAATCCCATCATTTATAATTTCCTCAGTG gtaAGTTTCGTGAGGAGTTCAAAGCAGCATTCTCCTGCCACTGCTATGGTCGCCAGGAGACCGGCGAGAAACAGCGTGTGAGAACAAGAACCAGCACAGAGAGCCGGAAATCCCTCTCCACCCAGATGAGCAACCTCGACAGCGTCTCCCGCATTTATGACCATGTGCTGTAG